DNA sequence from the candidate division KSB1 bacterium genome:
TTGACTCGTATGTAGCGTTGCGTCCGAAAGTAGAAATACGAGGTTATGTCAGACAAGACTGGTGGGATGCGTTCGTAAATAAGAGTAGCGACAAGCGATAAGCGATTTTTGTTGAACGCAATTCGCTTATCGCTCTTCGTTCCTCGTTCGAAAAGAAAAGATGACTCAATCAACGCAATATATTGGCCTGGCTAACACTACTGATGCGGCCATCGATTTACATCGCTTTTCTCATAAAGCCATGGCCACCATTTATGAGATCTTTATCGTGCAAGAAGATGCTAGCTATGCGCAACAGGCGGCTTACGAAGCTTTTTTTGAGTTGGACAAACTTGAACAAGAGCTCAGCCGGTTCATCGAAAATAGTGACATCTCTCGAATTAACAATCTTCCGGAAAATCAGTCTGTGCGGATTGGGTTAGCAGCTTTCGAATGTTTAGAGTGCAGCGCCCAAATTTACAAAGAAACAGATGGCGCCTTTGATATAACTATGGGGCCGCTTCTAAAGTGTTGGCTTGACAAGGATAAAACCGTGCGCATCCCGTCTGAAAAAGAACTGGAATTTGCTCGTCAACACACCGGTCTCAACCTTTTACAGCTTGATGAAAACGAGCATACTGTCACAGTTCATGCAAGCCCGTTGCACGTCGATCTTGGTGGTATCGGTAAAGGATATGCAGTAGACAAATTAGTCGAATTGCTGCGCGACTGGGAGATTGATTCGGCGCTAATTCATGGCGGCGCCAGCTCGGTATTTGCGCTGGGGGCGCCTCCCGGAACAAAAGGCTGGCCGCTCACTTTGAGCAGGCCGCTAAACCCAAAACAAACCTTAATGCGTCTGAATTTGCGCGATCAGGCCTTGAGTGGCTCAGGATTGCAAAAAGGTCAGCATATTATAGATCCTCGGTCAGCCCGGCCTGTTCAAGGAAATCGTGCTGCCTGGGCCTGGGCCGCTAACGCCGCAACCAGCGATGCTCTTTCAACCGCTTTTATGATTATGAGTCCTGATGAAGTCGAAAAATATTGCTCGCGAAATCAGGATGTTTTAGCCATGATATTAACCGAGGAAGATGGCGGGGAGGAGGCCGGGATTCAACATTTCGGGTCGTGGGATAAATTCTCTGTCACAATTTAGAAATAGCTCGCTTAATCATTATAAGTTCATTATACATTTGTTTAAGGCTTAGATTTCGAAGCAAGCGACTATCGCGGTCGGCCGTCCACTCGACAGGAAATTCTTTAATACGAAATTTCTGCTTCCGAGCTCGCAGGATGATTTCGATATCAAACATGAAACCATCTGTTATACAGTCGTTATACAATTTTCTCGCTAAATCGCCGCGGTAGATTTTAAAACCGCATTGGGTATCTGTAAATTCAGACGGAATTTTCATAATGGCGATAATGAACCAGCGGAAAATCGTCGAGTAAATTCTCCTGTACCATGCTTGCGGCATATAAATCTTGCTTTCCCGGAGTTTTCTTGATCCATGCGCAATATCGCAGGCTCCGTTTTTTATCAGATTCAGCCCAGTCAGAACGTTTTGGTAGGGAACACAATTGCCGCTGTCTGCAAACATTACATGTTTCCCACGGCATGCCTTTATGCCGGTTCGGATGGCAAATCCTTTACCCCGGTGATCGTTACGAAGTACCCTCAAGTCAATTTCTGTGGGAACTTCGACGGTCTCAGCAACTTGGCTGGTATTGTCACTGCTGCCATCATCAACAATAATAATTTCGCCTTTTAAACGATTGCTCATTAGAAATGCCGACGCCGCTTCAATATCGCGGGTAATTTTCTTGCTTTCCTCAAATACAGGAATAATAATAGAGAGATTCATTTAGGTAAAATGCCAATGATGAACAATAAAATCAAGGTATTCCAAAAGGCGATTCATTCTGCAAGTGAAATATTAAGAGATGGTAACTAATTGCTTGCTTTTAGCAATGCATACTATATATTTATATGTCTTTAAGCATCCCTAAAGCACTCTATAAAATAGACACTCTTTTTCGAGTTATCCTGCTATGAAGCGCCGTGATTTTGAACGGCGGGACAATATTCGGCAGTTCTTGGTAACGTCGTGCATTGAACAACAAAGCACTCATAGCATAACTGAATCAAAGCGAGGGAGATTATGGAACGTAGAGATTTTTTGAGATTTTCTGCAGGTATGGCTATAGGTG
Encoded proteins:
- a CDS encoding glycosyltransferase — its product is MNLSIIIPVFEESKKITRDIEAASAFLMSNRLKGEIIIVDDGSSDNTSQVAETVEVPTEIDLRVLRNDHRGKGFAIRTGIKACRGKHVMFADSGNCVPYQNVLTGLNLIKNGACDIAHGSRKLRESKIYMPQAWYRRIYSTIFRWFIIAIMKIPSEFTDTQCGFKIYRGDLARKLYNDCITDGFMFDIEIILRARKQKFRIKEFPVEWTADRDSRLLRNLSLKQMYNELIMIKRAISKL
- a CDS encoding FAD:protein FMN transferase, which produces MTQSTQYIGLANTTDAAIDLHRFSHKAMATIYEIFIVQEDASYAQQAAYEAFFELDKLEQELSRFIENSDISRINNLPENQSVRIGLAAFECLECSAQIYKETDGAFDITMGPLLKCWLDKDKTVRIPSEKELEFARQHTGLNLLQLDENEHTVTVHASPLHVDLGGIGKGYAVDKLVELLRDWEIDSALIHGGASSVFALGAPPGTKGWPLTLSRPLNPKQTLMRLNLRDQALSGSGLQKGQHIIDPRSARPVQGNRAAWAWAANAATSDALSTAFMIMSPDEVEKYCSRNQDVLAMILTEEDGGEEAGIQHFGSWDKFSVTI